In Necator americanus strain Aroian chromosome IV, whole genome shotgun sequence, the following proteins share a genomic window:
- a CDS encoding hypothetical protein (NECATOR_CHRIV.G16165.T1): protein MVNAGEVSAINSYVFGGISICLNSFLISVICYRSVEVMGSYKYMMITSAILDLLFSALFIVACPVSSERFHADQGTSCPSIETFAAMEKLSSLLIVKGGIPLPMSWARLTLIFFIFLLCQSIVTPPCLFVFRYLQICKTKFLAQHYRSLRYLLILPLFISSSSCALMCFAAWPTQFDLAYFQGIAMKIHVQRNATFLVAMLKNEKGFDSPFNIVQSKTMLITSIYLIIMMVSALSIMLYCTKRIMIAARAGSNEKTRKLQMQLYKTLIAQVE, encoded by the exons ATGGTCAATGCAGGAGAAGTTTCTGCAATAAACAGCTACGTTTTTGGTGGTATATCAATTTGCCTTAACTCCTTTTTAATTTCGGTCATCTGTTATCGATCAGTGGAAGTTATGGGTTCGTACAAATATATGATGATCACTTCTGCTATACTGGACCTACTATTTAGTGCTCTATTTATTGTTGCATGCCCG GTTTCTTCTGAGCGTTTTCATGCTGACCAAGGCACTTCTTGCCCGTCCATTGAG ACATTTGCCGCTATGGAAAAATTGTCTTCGCTGTTAATCGTTAAAGGAGGAATACCACTTCCCATGTCTTGGGCAAGATTAACGTtgattttctttatatttctgCTATGTCAGTCTATTGTAACTCCTCCgtgtctttttgtttttcgataTCTTCAAATTTGCAA AACAAAATTCTTAGCTCAACACTACCGCTCCTTGCGATATCTACTCAttcttcctttatttatttcaagttCTTCTTGTGCACTGATGTGTTTTGCTGCTTGGCCGACTCAGTTTGATCTTGCGTACTTCCAAGGAATCGCAATGAAAATCCACGTTCAACGAAATGCCACCTTCTTGGTTGCAATGCTAAAA aATGAAAAAGGTTTCGACAGTCCATTCAATATTGTTCAAAGCAAAACAATGCTGATAACATCTATATATTTGATTATCATGATGGTGTCTGCATTGTCAATTATGTTGTACTGCACAAAACGGATTATGATAGCAGCTCGAGCTGGTTCCAATGAAAAGACTCGAAAACTACAAATGCAACTTTACAAAACGCTGATAGCTCAGGTAGAGTAA
- a CDS encoding hypothetical protein (NECATOR_CHRIV.G16165.T2), with amino-acid sequence MGSYKYMMITSAILDLLFSALFIVACPTFAAMEKLSSLLIVKGGIPLPMSWARLTLIFFIFLLCQSIVTPPCLFVFRYLQICKTKFLAQHYRSLRYLLILPLFISSSSCALMCFAAWPTQFDLAYFQGIAMKIHVQRNATFLVAMLKNEKGFDSPFNIVQSKTMLITSIYLIIMMVSALSIMLYCTKRIMIAARAGSNEKTRKLQMQLYKTLIAQVE; translated from the exons ATGGGTTCGTACAAATATATGATGATCACTTCTGCTATACTGGACCTACTATTTAGTGCTCTATTTATTGTTGCATGCCCG ACATTTGCCGCTATGGAAAAATTGTCTTCGCTGTTAATCGTTAAAGGAGGAATACCACTTCCCATGTCTTGGGCAAGATTAACGTtgattttctttatatttctgCTATGTCAGTCTATTGTAACTCCTCCgtgtctttttgtttttcgataTCTTCAAATTTGCAA AACAAAATTCTTAGCTCAACACTACCGCTCCTTGCGATATCTACTCAttcttcctttatttatttcaagttCTTCTTGTGCACTGATGTGTTTTGCTGCTTGGCCGACTCAGTTTGATCTTGCGTACTTCCAAGGAATCGCAATGAAAATCCACGTTCAACGAAATGCCACCTTCTTGGTTGCAATGCTAAAA aATGAAAAAGGTTTCGACAGTCCATTCAATATTGTTCAAAGCAAAACAATGCTGATAACATCTATATATTTGATTATCATGATGGTGTCTGCATTGTCAATTATGTTGTACTGCACAAAACGGATTATGATAGCAGCTCGAGCTGGTTCCAATGAAAAGACTCGAAAACTACAAATGCAACTTTACAAAACGCTGATAGCTCAGGTAGAGTAA
- a CDS encoding hypothetical protein (NECATOR_CHRIV.G16165.T3): MGSYKYMMITSAILDLLFSALFIVACPVSSERFHADQGTSCPSIETFAAMEKLSSLLIVKGGIPLPMSWARLTLIFFIFLLCQSIVTPPCLFVFRYLQICKTKFLAQHYRSLRYLLILPLFISSSSCALMCFAAWPTQFDLAYFQGIAMKIHVQRNATFLVAMLKNEKGFDSPFNIVQSKTMLITSIYLIIMMVSALSIMLYCTKRIMIAARAGSNEKTRKLQMQLYKTLIAQVE, from the exons ATGGGTTCGTACAAATATATGATGATCACTTCTGCTATACTGGACCTACTATTTAGTGCTCTATTTATTGTTGCATGCCCG GTTTCTTCTGAGCGTTTTCATGCTGACCAAGGCACTTCTTGCCCGTCCATTGAG ACATTTGCCGCTATGGAAAAATTGTCTTCGCTGTTAATCGTTAAAGGAGGAATACCACTTCCCATGTCTTGGGCAAGATTAACGTtgattttctttatatttctgCTATGTCAGTCTATTGTAACTCCTCCgtgtctttttgtttttcgataTCTTCAAATTTGCAA AACAAAATTCTTAGCTCAACACTACCGCTCCTTGCGATATCTACTCAttcttcctttatttatttcaagttCTTCTTGTGCACTGATGTGTTTTGCTGCTTGGCCGACTCAGTTTGATCTTGCGTACTTCCAAGGAATCGCAATGAAAATCCACGTTCAACGAAATGCCACCTTCTTGGTTGCAATGCTAAAA aATGAAAAAGGTTTCGACAGTCCATTCAATATTGTTCAAAGCAAAACAATGCTGATAACATCTATATATTTGATTATCATGATGGTGTCTGCATTGTCAATTATGTTGTACTGCACAAAACGGATTATGATAGCAGCTCGAGCTGGTTCCAATGAAAAGACTCGAAAACTACAAATGCAACTTTACAAAACGCTGATAGCTCAGGTAGAGTAA
- a CDS encoding hypothetical protein (NECATOR_CHRIV.G16166.T1) — translation MIFSEEDFRLAGEMKKPRGSENGEPRTITNWDLFATLGGSWEDSAMDSIDEEYDRLVEKLHVCKRKAQRFKTMRRLSPETPELMRQREAARAAGNQELASELARLCREAIKEYLKERRAEVLVEATRWERAFATPVENSPIEGRRELLSGEPEGNNHFVEKGNEKIIHDFYSLR, via the coding sequence ATGATATTCTCCGAAGAAGATTTTCGTTTAgccggagagatgaaaaagCCGCGAGGTTCAGAGAACGGAGAACCTAGAACTATCACTAACTGGGATCTTTTCGCCACGCTAGGTGGCtcttgggaagattccgcaatggacagcATCGACGAAGAATACGATCGGCTCGTCGAAAAACTTCATGTCTGCAAGAGGAAGGCTCAGAGATTTAAAACCAtgagacgcctgtctccggAAACTCCAGAGCTGATGCGTCAGCGTGAAGCTGCACGAGCAGCAGGCAACCAGGAACTcgcgtccgagctcgcaaggctttgcagagaggcgataaaagaatACCTCAAGGAGAGAAGGGCAGAAGTGTTGGTTGAAGCTACAAGGTGGGAAAGAGCATTCGCTACGCCCGTCGAGAATTCGCCAATCGAAGGACGAAGAGAACTGCTCTCCGGGGAACctgaagggaacaaccattttGTCGAGAagggaaatgagaaaatcatccacgacttctactctctTCGATAg
- a CDS encoding hypothetical protein (NECATOR_CHRIV.G16167.T1) — protein MWKSTNEIVTSFWKRWKAENLVSLREQYKRSHHHARLEIDAQPSLEDYVDSVKRGQWKLGQIIGSNDKFQRAVNVRVANKNIITRSINLISPLEVLYSSRKEQQPNRHCKTSVAAEPHHTMTTRSKTNAIPNVIVSCVTLLATLIGFASSEMAVVNS, from the coding sequence ATGTGGAAATCTACAAACGAGATCGTCACTTCGTTCTGGAAACGATGGAAAGCTGAGAATCTGGTCAGTTTGAGGGAGCAGTACAAACGCAGTCACCACCACGCACGTCTCGAAATCGATGCACAACCAAGCCTTGAAGACTACGTTGATTCTGTGAAACGTGGACAGTGGAAACTTGGACAAATAATTGGCTCCAACGATAAATTTCAACGTGCTGTCAACGTTCGCGTGGCTAACAAAAACATCATTACAAGGTCAATCAATTTAATCAGTCCACTCGAAGTGTTATATTCCAgcagaaaagaacaacaaccAAATCGACACTGTAAAACCTCTGTAGCCGCAGAACCACATCATACGATGACCACACGATCAAAAACGAATGCCATCCCCAACGTTATTGTGTCATGTGTGACCCTTCTAGCAACTTTGATAGGATTTGCTTCATCTGAAATGGCCGTCGTCAACAGCTGA